Proteins encoded within one genomic window of Natrinema amylolyticum:
- a CDS encoding chromosome segregation ATPase, whose product MDYGLDIGPEAIRAVTDAGDGPTIDAVPPVVVPVDAAAFDTVGLSEGKTTIDVDGETYAIGATARVAADAADERPQPLFANGVLATDATAYARPALDALIDDVVADATDGRLCYTTPGPLVDAAAPTDAHREAVESILADRGLDATPISTGFAVVYDQLAADNYTGLGICMGRQTTSVALAYYGVPAIAVSLATGREWIVDRVADETGREPARVADVLEGFTLDPDTAAGEIESALARAYDALLAEVIEAIRDAANESDVQQGVSVPIAVAGEAAIDGVEFLIGGRFDAATLPFSVRGVRLADDPAASAARGAFAAARDEVEAHEAVTWSASAAPGEDTGDSSSENEASAASEATELAFDDDAATRGDAERTDDAIDQLFDRLANRDAEIESVREDLETLFEDLEYIEERAAAAETVDEIDDRLESFADDLADIEDESETHASDDDVTELEDDVESVDDDLEGLADDLASVEATAADERAALDERLAELAADLETAADRTESLDDALDAVRADLDDLEATAATEAALEAVEERVSGLTDEFEALEADVDRAGTRIEGVAGRLEELSTRIDGVSGRLEERSERTDARFEAIDSTLDEEIAAVDDELDALRERVDDRTAALDADLETVRDAIDDIEETAADAERVDAVADGLSTLETAVDDLGETMSDATDALADLETRAAGRGTVADLASDLETVDADLETLDSELRSLEDALDRRIDDAVSTLDARIADATDGIEEDLAALENAVERLDDETVPEDDVAQLRESLADATDEIESVTADVDAIATDLAAVEDRIDDLDDELEDRVNEVRTSLEAQVSDVRTTVTDRVDDVEATVDDRAAEIRATLEDDVAALRTDLEDEIESLAETLSAIDDRTDATEERLDAHETRFEDLSSALEDDISAVDDRLESLRSDHDDLARAVESEPDESAVAELDGDVQALDGDVQRLDSDVGTLETDVRSLDDEFDAVDERLTTVSDRLSGLGERVEAIETRTEDVETRADRTEAIESLRADLEDVRAETTAAPALSSAVVAGGGGAGVVAGGVTAIAGETTVGGGAVVVGLVLIAVAMVLART is encoded by the coding sequence ATGGATTACGGTCTCGATATCGGACCGGAGGCGATCCGGGCCGTCACCGACGCAGGCGACGGGCCGACGATCGACGCGGTCCCGCCGGTGGTGGTACCGGTCGACGCCGCCGCATTCGACACGGTGGGACTCTCGGAGGGGAAAACGACGATAGACGTGGACGGCGAGACGTACGCGATCGGCGCGACCGCTCGGGTGGCCGCCGACGCCGCGGACGAGAGACCGCAGCCCCTGTTCGCGAACGGCGTCCTCGCGACGGACGCGACGGCGTACGCACGGCCCGCGTTGGATGCGCTCATCGACGACGTCGTGGCCGACGCGACGGACGGTCGGCTCTGTTATACGACGCCGGGACCGCTCGTCGACGCGGCGGCGCCGACCGACGCGCACCGCGAGGCAGTCGAGTCGATTCTGGCCGACCGCGGACTCGACGCGACGCCGATCAGCACGGGATTCGCCGTCGTCTACGACCAACTGGCGGCCGACAACTACACCGGACTCGGCATCTGTATGGGGAGGCAGACGACGAGCGTCGCGCTCGCGTACTACGGCGTCCCGGCGATAGCCGTCTCGCTCGCCACGGGCCGCGAGTGGATCGTCGACCGGGTAGCCGACGAAACCGGTCGCGAACCGGCGCGGGTCGCCGACGTCCTCGAGGGGTTCACGCTCGACCCCGACACGGCGGCGGGCGAGATCGAGAGCGCTCTCGCTCGGGCCTACGACGCCCTGCTAGCCGAGGTGATCGAGGCGATCCGAGACGCGGCCAACGAGAGCGACGTCCAGCAGGGGGTGTCCGTTCCGATCGCGGTCGCCGGCGAGGCCGCCATCGACGGCGTCGAGTTCCTGATCGGCGGCCGATTCGACGCGGCGACGCTCCCGTTCTCTGTCCGCGGCGTCCGACTCGCGGACGACCCCGCTGCGAGCGCCGCTCGAGGCGCGTTCGCGGCGGCCAGGGACGAGGTCGAGGCCCACGAGGCGGTCACCTGGTCCGCCTCCGCCGCTCCCGGCGAGGACACCGGCGACTCCTCGAGCGAGAACGAGGCGTCCGCGGCGAGCGAGGCGACCGAACTCGCGTTCGACGACGACGCAGCGACCCGCGGAGATGCCGAGCGCACCGACGACGCGATCGATCAGCTGTTCGACCGGCTCGCGAACCGCGACGCCGAGATCGAGTCCGTCCGCGAGGACCTCGAGACACTGTTCGAAGACCTCGAGTACATCGAGGAACGCGCGGCCGCGGCCGAAACCGTCGACGAGATCGACGACCGCCTCGAGTCGTTCGCCGACGATCTGGCGGATATCGAGGATGAAAGCGAGACGCACGCAAGCGACGACGACGTGACGGAGCTCGAGGACGACGTCGAGAGCGTCGACGACGACCTCGAGGGCCTCGCGGACGACCTCGCTTCGGTCGAAGCGACCGCGGCCGACGAACGAGCCGCCCTCGACGAGCGACTCGCCGAGCTGGCGGCCGACCTCGAGACTGCCGCGGATCGGACGGAGTCGCTGGATGACGCTCTCGACGCCGTCCGGGCCGACCTGGACGATCTCGAAGCGACCGCGGCGACCGAAGCGGCGCTCGAGGCGGTCGAGGAACGCGTCTCGGGACTGACCGACGAGTTCGAGGCTCTCGAGGCGGACGTCGACCGCGCTGGAACGCGAATCGAGGGCGTCGCGGGACGGCTCGAGGAACTGAGCACGCGGATCGACGGCGTGTCGGGGCGACTCGAGGAGCGCTCCGAACGAACCGACGCGCGCTTCGAGGCGATCGACTCGACGCTCGACGAGGAGATCGCAGCCGTCGACGACGAACTGGATGCCCTCCGGGAGCGGGTGGACGATCGCACCGCAGCGCTCGATGCCGATCTCGAGACCGTCCGGGACGCGATCGACGACATAGAGGAGACGGCGGCGGACGCCGAGCGAGTCGACGCCGTCGCGGACGGGCTGTCGACGCTCGAGACGGCGGTCGACGACCTCGGTGAGACGATGTCGGACGCGACGGACGCGCTCGCCGACCTCGAAACGCGGGCGGCCGGCCGGGGAACAGTAGCGGACCTCGCGAGCGATCTCGAAACCGTCGATGCGGACCTCGAAACGCTCGATTCAGAGCTCCGATCGCTCGAGGACGCACTCGATCGGCGGATCGACGACGCGGTCTCGACGCTCGACGCCCGGATCGCGGACGCGACTGACGGGATCGAGGAGGATCTCGCAGCGCTCGAGAACGCCGTCGAGCGGCTCGACGACGAGACAGTGCCGGAAGACGACGTCGCCCAGTTGCGCGAGTCCCTCGCCGACGCGACCGACGAGATCGAGTCGGTGACGGCGGACGTCGACGCCATCGCGACGGACCTCGCGGCCGTCGAGGACCGGATCGACGACCTCGACGACGAACTCGAGGACCGAGTGAACGAGGTTCGGACGAGTCTCGAAGCGCAGGTGAGCGACGTTCGAACGACGGTTACCGACCGAGTCGACGACGTAGAGGCGACGGTCGACGATCGAGCGGCCGAGATTCGGGCGACGCTCGAGGACGACGTCGCGGCGCTGCGGACCGACCTCGAGGACGAGATCGAGTCGCTCGCCGAGACGCTCTCGGCGATCGACGATCGAACCGATGCCACCGAAGAGCGATTGGACGCTCACGAAACCCGTTTCGAGGACCTCTCGTCGGCGCTCGAGGACGATATTTCCGCGGTCGACGACCGCCTCGAGTCGCTCCGGTCGGATCACGACGATCTCGCTCGGGCCGTTGAGTCGGAGCCCGACGAATCGGCGGTAGCGGAGCTCGACGGCGACGTGCAGGCACTCGACGGTGACGTCCAGAGGCTCGATAGCGATGTCGGGACGTTGGAGACAGACGTCCGGTCTCTCGACGACGAATTCGACGCCGTCGACGAGCGGCTGACGACGGTTTCCGACCGGCTTTCGGGGCTCGGAGAACGGGTCGAGGCGATCGAGACGCGAACCGAAGACGTCGAGACTCGCGCGGACCGGACTGAAGCGATCGAGTCGCTTCGAGCGGACCTCGAGGACGTCCGGGCTGAGACGACCGCAGCACCGGCTCTTTCGTCGGCGGTCGTCGCCGGCGGTGGGGGTGCGGGGGTCGTCGCCGGCGGCGTGACCGCGATCGCGGGCGAGACGACGGTCGGTGGCGGCGCAGTCGTCGTCGGACTGGTGTTGATCGCGGTCGCGATGGTGCTCGCCCGCACGTGA
- a CDS encoding rubrerythrin-like domain-containing protein has product MALEEQREYVCVQCGRRETVGDALLSTCQQCGGEMRNVELIHD; this is encoded by the coding sequence ATGGCACTCGAGGAGCAACGCGAATACGTCTGCGTCCAGTGTGGCCGGCGGGAGACGGTCGGGGACGCACTCCTCAGCACCTGTCAACAGTGCGGGGGCGAGATGCGAAACGTCGAGTTGATCCACGACTGA